A region from the Coffea eugenioides isolate CCC68of chromosome 9, Ceug_1.0, whole genome shotgun sequence genome encodes:
- the LOC113782853 gene encoding uncharacterized protein LOC113782853: MPPKHFSLFSSSSSFYFLSNFTSINPNFPHSNPKPSTMASLHFPLLFFFLLLIILSSSKPTYSIPISTTIQSPTLGPRSTDFNTVSSIHDVLKSHSLPIGLFPKSISEFAFDQVSGRFELHVTDSPCDAKFETQVRYEWNVSGTISYGQIQEISGLSAQELFLWLPVKGIQVDIPSSGLIYFDVGVVSKQFSLSFFETPRDCSAATAEEGGGNRRNELSQPIDLSFMKGRGRIIQKSFERSSKEHHEGHELKAVS, encoded by the exons ATGCCACCAAAacatttctctctcttttcttcttcttcttctttctatTTCCTCTCAAATTTCACCTCCATAAACCCTAATTTCCCACATTCCAACCCAAAACCCTCAACAATGGCTTCCCTCCACTTCcctcttctcttcttcttcctcctcctcatAATCCTCTCCTCTTCAAAACCCACCTATTCAATTCCAATCTCAACGACAATCCAATCCCCAACTCTCGGTCCTCGTTCTACCGATTTCAACACGGTTTCCTCCATCCACGACGTCCTTAAATCGCACAGCCTTCCAATCGGGCTTTTCCCAAAATCAATTTCTGAATTTGCCTTCGACCAAGTTTCCGGCAGATTCGAGCTCCACGTGACCGATTCTCCTTGCGACGCCAAATTCGAGACCCAAGTCAGGTACGAGTGGAACGTGTCCGGGACCATTTCATACGGCCAAATTCAGGAAATTTCCGGCCTTTCTGCGCAGGAGCTTTTTCTTTGGTTGCCTGTAAAGGGTATTCAGGTGGATATCCCTAGTTCTGGGTTGATTTATTTTGATGTGGGTGTCGTTTCGAAGCAGTTCTCTTTGTCGTTTTTCGAGACACCCCGCGACTGCTCTGCCGCAACTGCGGAGGAGGGTGGTGGTAATCGTCGTAATGAATTGTCCCAACCGATTGATCTTTCGTTTATGAAGGGTCGTGGCCGCATTATCCAG aaatcaTTCGAAAGGTCTTCCAAAGAACATCACGAGGGACATGAATTGAAAGCTGTTTCATAG
- the LOC113783580 gene encoding protein CHUP1, chloroplastic-like: MREENQSGNGAKASKFTDQNQLPVKGAGKNNAKGTNGHLSKVKSSWGSQIVKGFSGEKKTKLQTASQSKQVPLASSNVGNQKNPFGISHSRVKRSLIGDLSCSINATQVHPHSFSTSKSSPGSRDLFLELDHLRSLLQESKEREFKLQAELAECKRNPKVFELERVLELKRDEISKFVEKVELLESEKSSLSEQLVSLSSILGRQDDMPKTDDQESMNGVEMEVVELRRLNKELQLQKRSLACRLSSLESQLATSAKVSESDIVEKIKEEASLLRHTNQDLCKQVEGLQMSRLNEVEELAYLRWVNSCLRNELRNCSNSNSDTICSPYAIERPRESICLSSNGSDEDSGYSSISRLNLIKKLKKWPITDEDMQQLDHTDNFRDPNWDSSESSLRRHSISGLKCYSQDFMLDKRRQSDGFMRFKEPTNEVQMLDSQKYDLRANKMPEFLSSCQDACRVKASLDVEKKALRIPNPPPRPSCTASSTQKAQISSQVPAPPLPPPPPPPPPPPKFIGRNMTGTVKRAPQVVEFYHSLMKRDSRKDSLNGGTCDASDVANVRSSMIGEIENRSSYLLAIKADVETQGEFVNSLIQEVNNAMYQNIEDVVAFVKWLDDELCFLVDERAVLKHFEWPEKKADTLREAAFGYRDLKKLEHEIENYIDDPQLSCDAALRKTVALSEKMERTVYNLLGMRDLMIRRCKEFQIPTDWMLDTGILSKIKLASVKLAKVYMRRVAMELQSKGALDKESSMDYMLLQGVRFAFRIHQFAGGLDADTMHAFEELRNLSVVLNRK, encoded by the exons ATGAGAGAAGAAAATCAGTCCGGGAATGGAGCAAAAGCTTCAAAATTTACTGATCAAAATCAGTTACCAGTGAAAGGGGCTGGCAAGAACAATGCCAAAGGGACTAATGGCCATCTTTCAAAGGTGAAGTCGTCGTGGGGTTCTCAAATTGTGAAGGGTTTTTCTGGGGAGAAGAAGACTAAGTTGCAGACAGCATCACAGAGCAAGCAAGTTCCTCTTGCAAGCTCTAATGTAGGGAACCAGAAGAACCCTTTTGGGATTTCGCATTCGAGAGTGAAAAGGTCTCTCATTGGTGATTTATCATGTTCAATCAATGCTACACAAGTTCATCCTCACTCATTCAGTACTAGTAAGTCTTCTCCGGGCTCTCGGGATTTATTTCTTGAACTTGATCATCTGAGGAGTCTGCTGCAAGAATCAAAGGAGAGGGAGTTCAAATTGCAAGCTGAGTTGGCTGAATGTAAGAGAAATCCTAAAGTTTTTGAGCTGGAAAGGGTGCTTGAACTGAAAAGGGATGAGATTTCTAAGTTTGTGGAGAAAGTTGAGTTGCTAGAATCTGAGAAATCCAGCCTCTCTGAGCAGCTGGTATCTTTAAGTTCTATTCTGGGGAGGCAGGACGACATGCCGAAAACGGATGACCAAGAAAGCATGAATGGAGTGGAAATGGAGGTTGTTGAGTTGAGGCGCTTGAATAAGGAGCTTCAGCTTCAGAAGAGGAGTCTTGCTTGCAGGCTTTCTTCTCTGGAATCACAGTTGGCCACTTCTGCAAAAGTTTCTGAG AGTGACATTgttgagaaaataaaagaggagGCTTCTTTGCTAAGACATACGAACCAAGATTTGTGCAAACAAGTTGAAGGCCTTCAAATGAGTAGACTAAATGAGGTTGAGGAACTTGCTTATTTGAGATGGGTTAACTCCTGTCTAAGGAATGAGTTGCGCAACTGTTCAAACTCGAATTCAGATACCATATGTAGCCCCTATGCAATTGAGAGGCCTAGAGAATCTATTTGCTTATCATCTAATGGAAGTGATGAAGACTCTGGATACAGCAGTATATCGAGGTTAAATCTTATTAAGAAGCTGAAGAAATGGCCTATTACTGACGAAGACATGCAGCAGCTTGACCACACAGACAATTTCAGGGATCCTAATTGGGATAGTTCAGAGAGTTCGTTGAGGAGACACTCCATTAGTGGATTGAAGTGCTATTCACAAGATTTCATGCTTGATAAGAGAAGACAATCTGATGGTTTTATGCGTTTCAAGGAACCCACAAACGAAGTCCAGATGCTAGATTCGCAAAAGTATGATTTGAGGGCAAATAAAATGCCTGAGTTCCTTAGCAGCTGCCAAGATGCTTGCAGAGTTAAAGCTTCACTTGATGTGGAGAAGAAGGCACTGCGCATTCCAAATCCTCCTCCCAGACCTTCATGTACTGCTTCAAGTACTCAGAAAGcacaaatttcttctcaagttccagcACCACCACTTCCTcctccccctcctcctcctcctcctcctccaaaGTTTATAGGTAGAAATATGACAGGAACAGTGAAGCGTGCTCCACAAGTAGTTGAATTTTATCATTCGCTGATGAAGAGGGACTCTAGGAAAGATTCTTTAAATGGTGGGACATGTGATGCCTCTGATGTTGCCAATGTACGTAGTAGCATGATTGGTGAAATTGAGAACCGATCATCATATTTGCTTGCA ATAAAGGCAGATGTTGAGACTCAAGGAGAGTTTGTGAACTCCCTCATACAAGAGGTGAACAATGCCATGTATCAGAACATTGAAGATGTGGTTGCATTTGTGAAGTGGCTGGATGATGAGCTCTGCTTTCTG GTCGATGAGAGGGCAGTTCTAAAGCACTTTGAATGGCCAGAGAAAAAGGCTGACACATTACGTGAGGCAGCATTTGGATATAGAGATCTAAAGAAGTTAGAACATGAAATTGAGAATTACATAGACGATCCTCAATTGTCATGCGATGCAGCATTGAGGAAAACAGTTGCTTTGTCGGAGAA GATGGAACGTACTGTGTACAATCTCCTTGGAATGAGAGACCTGATGATCCGTCGATGCAAGGAATTCCAAATTCCTACTGATTGGATGCTTGATACTGGGATATTAAGCAAG ATAAAGCTTGCCTCCGTTAAACTGGCTAAGGTGTACATGAGGAGGGTAGCTATGGAACTACAAAGCAAGGGGGCATTAGACAAGGAGTCTTCCATGGACTATATGCTGCTCCAGGGGGTTCGATTTGCTTTTCGAATCCATCAG TTTGCCGGAGGACTTGATGCAGATACCATGCACGCATTTGAGGAGCTTCGCAACCTCTCAGTGGTTTTAAACAGAAAGTAA